From Haloarcula hispanica ATCC 33960, the proteins below share one genomic window:
- a CDS encoding dodecin translates to MVFKKITLIGTSSESFDKAADDAIERAEATLDNLKWVEVEELGVEIAGVEGREYQAEVVVAFELEE, encoded by the coding sequence ATGGTTTTCAAGAAAATCACGCTGATCGGGACCAGTTCGGAAAGCTTCGACAAAGCCGCTGACGACGCCATCGAACGCGCGGAGGCGACACTTGACAATCTCAAGTGGGTCGAGGTGGAGGAACTCGGCGTCGAGATCGCCGGCGTCGAGGGCCGCGAGTACCAGGCCGAAGTCGTCGTGGCGTTCGAACTCGAAGAGTAG
- a CDS encoding DUF7116 family protein, protein MGAVTTSLDEQARSIFDDLGYTVSRTGTELRAERDWRVVTISVLDSQDPIPESGDLRCFVTRTGEATHLSRRLTRRDVSYDWAVIGITEDGDYEVVRHPGDTTMSADANT, encoded by the coding sequence ATGGGGGCCGTTACCACATCACTCGACGAGCAGGCCCGGTCGATATTCGACGACCTCGGATACACCGTGTCGCGCACTGGCACCGAACTGCGAGCGGAACGCGACTGGCGCGTCGTCACTATCTCAGTGCTCGACTCGCAGGACCCGATACCCGAGAGCGGCGATTTGCGCTGTTTCGTCACACGAACGGGCGAGGCAACGCACCTCAGCCGCCGTCTCACTCGACGAGACGTATCCTATGACTGGGCCGTCATCGGTATTACCGAGGACGGTGACTACGAGGTGGTCCGTCACCCCGGCGACACAACAATGTCGGCTGACGCCAACACTTAG
- a CDS encoding mechanosensitive ion channel domain-containing protein: MQVGVINRALEQLVTNVVDALPRLITGFVFLVIAAVGIKAIMVVVRAVLKRSLPGESPVYRQFLGVIVLVFLWFGVALSFLSIVGLTAIAASLGTATGFLALGVSYALSEMIKDAVAGVYLLRDPDFNPGDTITAGDTTGEVAAIELRKTRFRVDGDTVVRANAAIEERWTKVDSEA, translated from the coding sequence GTGCAAGTCGGTGTCATCAATCGAGCGCTCGAACAGCTAGTCACGAATGTCGTCGACGCGCTCCCGCGTCTCATAACTGGGTTCGTCTTTCTCGTAATCGCCGCAGTGGGCATCAAAGCCATCATGGTCGTCGTCCGGGCGGTTCTGAAGCGGTCGCTGCCCGGCGAGTCACCCGTCTATCGACAGTTTCTCGGGGTCATCGTGCTCGTGTTCCTGTGGTTCGGCGTGGCGCTATCCTTCCTCTCTATCGTCGGCCTGACCGCCATCGCCGCGTCGCTGGGCACGGCGACCGGCTTCCTCGCGCTCGGCGTCTCCTACGCGCTCTCGGAGATGATCAAGGACGCCGTCGCTGGCGTCTACCTCCTCCGCGACCCCGACTTCAACCCCGGCGACACGATCACAGCCGGCGACACCACCGGTGAGGTGGCCGCCATCGAACTCCGGAAGACGCGGTTCCGGGTCGACGGCGATACTGTCGTCAGGGCTAACGCGGCCATCGAAGAACGCTGGACGAAAGTCGATTCCGAGGCCTGA
- a CDS encoding metal-dependent hydrolase, which yields MFVGHALFAFALGGLAAWWLGLSRERAVQLGVIAGLFAAVPDVDIVYAPFGLLVGAAENLTADGFWETANVVHRGPTHSLLLGAALAVAAGLWATESRPARIASLAIGVAATVLTGVLSGPIAGLVMLVFVLAVLGVVTVAQSRDISPRTVAGLALLGLLTHPFGDLFTGGPPPFFYPFDVTLVAERVILHPDPTTHLLAAFAIELATVWLAVWTYVHLRGYTLTELVRPRAALGIGYGAAVLFLPAPTLERSAHFVFSVLALGVVGAPTRPFSDGVDWLETVVTGLAAVTIAALAYAMAYGAI from the coding sequence ATGTTCGTCGGGCACGCGCTGTTCGCGTTCGCCCTCGGAGGCCTCGCCGCGTGGTGGCTTGGACTCTCCCGCGAGCGTGCGGTCCAGTTGGGCGTCATCGCTGGCCTGTTCGCCGCGGTTCCCGACGTCGACATCGTCTACGCCCCCTTCGGGCTGCTCGTCGGAGCCGCCGAGAATCTGACGGCGGACGGCTTCTGGGAGACCGCGAACGTCGTCCACCGCGGGCCGACGCACTCGCTCCTGCTGGGGGCGGCACTCGCTGTCGCGGCCGGTCTCTGGGCGACCGAATCACGGCCCGCCCGAATTGCATCGCTGGCAATCGGCGTCGCAGCGACTGTTCTCACAGGCGTACTCAGCGGCCCCATCGCAGGACTCGTGATGCTCGTGTTCGTCCTGGCCGTGCTCGGTGTCGTCACGGTCGCACAGTCCCGCGATATCAGCCCCCGAACGGTGGCCGGGCTGGCCCTACTTGGACTGCTCACCCACCCGTTCGGTGACCTCTTCACTGGCGGCCCGCCCCCGTTCTTCTACCCCTTCGACGTGACCCTCGTCGCCGAGCGGGTGATACTCCACCCCGACCCGACCACGCACCTCCTGGCGGCGTTCGCTATCGAACTGGCGACGGTCTGGCTCGCCGTGTGGACCTACGTCCACCTCCGTGGATACACGCTGACCGAACTCGTCCGCCCCCGGGCAGCGCTGGGAATCGGCTACGGGGCGGCCGTCCTGTTCTTGCCCGCACCGACGCTCGAACGGTCGGCGCACTTCGTGTTCAGCGTCCTCGCACTGGGCGTCGTCGGAGCGCCGACCCGGCCGTTCAGTGACGGCGTCGACTGGCTGGAGACCGTCGTGACGGGGCTGGCGGCGGTGACCATCGCTGCGCTCGCGTATGCCATGGCGTATGGGGCTATCTGA
- a CDS encoding DUF5816 domain-containing protein: MDALEGPDGETLYVDRSDGDIGTKGAFHVVYRDADRERRWGYFCSNCETFNNAMDSMGRIRCNDCSNLRKAEEWDAAHE; encoded by the coding sequence ATGGACGCACTCGAAGGTCCCGACGGCGAGACGCTGTACGTCGACAGGAGCGACGGCGACATCGGCACGAAAGGCGCGTTTCACGTCGTCTACCGCGACGCCGACCGCGAGCGGCGCTGGGGCTACTTCTGTAGCAACTGTGAGACGTTCAACAACGCGATGGACTCGATGGGCCGCATCCGCTGTAACGACTGCTCGAACCTCCGCAAGGCTGAGGAGTGGGACGCGGCCCACGAGTAA
- a CDS encoding bifunctional metallophosphatase/5'-nucleotidase codes for MSPRIIQYSDVEKAYDTPERIGRFAGTVAAADGPDALVVGTGDNTGPGVLSLVTDGEQSLDLFTALTPAFETLGNHDFDHGLDATRDIIARSPQTWLTANVEQDGERFARRLTRPWASRTVDGKQLGFVGVTDPDTAAANPQATTLTFTDPLEAVAEAATALRADGADVIVVLSHLGRTDEELARTCDVDVILGGHVHERRIDRVAGTLLTRPGANGKTVVEVDLGGPEPTAQFRETADGPVDDRVAEAIEDRLSAAGLDEVVGHVEEPLDRSRATTYGGECRLGNLVADAYRWATGADVGLQNSGGLRNDTVPLDGALTVGDMVSVVPFEEPLTVAELTGSELRTLCRQGSGRQVEFGEPDWWHAHLSGVELIWNDDTQTIERLRVDGRPVREAETYTLATSNYLYYTEREFPVLTESHRVSVADVQYEALADYVRQTDIAPTVDGRLTRR; via the coding sequence GTGAGTCCCCGGATCATCCAGTACTCCGACGTGGAGAAAGCGTACGATACACCCGAGCGAATCGGGCGATTTGCGGGGACAGTGGCCGCCGCTGACGGCCCGGATGCGCTGGTGGTCGGCACTGGGGACAACACCGGTCCGGGGGTGCTATCGCTGGTCACCGATGGCGAGCAGTCGCTGGACCTCTTTACTGCGCTGACACCCGCGTTCGAGACGCTTGGCAACCACGACTTCGACCACGGGCTCGACGCGACGCGGGACATCATCGCCAGGTCGCCCCAGACGTGGCTGACTGCGAACGTCGAACAGGACGGCGAGCGGTTCGCCCGACGACTGACCCGGCCGTGGGCGAGCCGGACCGTCGACGGGAAACAGCTCGGCTTCGTCGGCGTGACCGACCCCGACACGGCCGCAGCTAATCCACAGGCGACGACGCTGACGTTCACGGACCCGCTCGAAGCCGTCGCCGAGGCGGCCACCGCGCTTCGAGCGGACGGGGCCGACGTTATTGTCGTGCTCTCACACCTAGGCCGGACCGACGAGGAACTGGCCCGCACCTGCGACGTGGACGTCATCCTCGGCGGGCACGTCCACGAGCGCCGCATCGACCGCGTCGCCGGCACGCTGCTCACCAGACCGGGAGCCAACGGCAAGACCGTCGTCGAGGTCGACCTCGGTGGGCCGGAACCGACTGCGCAGTTCCGCGAGACTGCCGACGGTCCCGTCGACGACCGCGTCGCGGAGGCTATCGAGGACAGACTCTCTGCGGCAGGACTCGACGAGGTCGTCGGGCACGTCGAGGAACCGCTGGACCGGAGCAGGGCGACGACCTACGGCGGCGAGTGCCGCCTCGGCAACCTCGTCGCGGACGCGTACCGATGGGCGACGGGCGCGGACGTTGGCCTCCAGAACAGCGGCGGCCTCCGGAACGACACGGTCCCGCTGGACGGGGCGCTGACGGTCGGCGATATGGTCTCGGTCGTCCCCTTCGAGGAACCCCTGACAGTCGCTGAACTGACGGGTTCGGAACTCCGGACGCTGTGTCGACAGGGCAGCGGGAGACAGGTCGAGTTCGGAGAACCGGACTGGTGGCACGCCCACCTCAGCGGCGTCGAACTGATCTGGAACGACGACACGCAGACTATCGAGCGACTGCGGGTGGACGGGCGACCGGTCCGCGAGGCCGAGACGTACACGCTCGCGACGAGCAACTACCTCTACTACACTGAGCGGGAGTTCCCGGTCCTGACCGAGTCCCACCGTGTCAGCGTCGCCGACGTGCAGTACGAGGCGCTGGCCGATTACGTCCGCCAGACGGATATCGCCCCGACCGTCGACGGGCGACTCACTCGTCGCTAG
- a CDS encoding universal stress protein yields the protein MPQVVVPVRYPLSENSRATLAEAIQIADEEDADLTVLHVNLYQNSHRVDRTELKRAVEQSFGHVPRTRYVVRSGMLVEETILDEVAAQDADIVVIGSKQASRWRQMIRRLVDDPDVEQFLREELDCEIVTVEPDTPSSRHSSARSSGS from the coding sequence ATGCCACAGGTCGTCGTCCCAGTCAGATACCCGCTCTCGGAGAACTCCCGAGCCACGCTTGCGGAGGCCATTCAGATCGCCGACGAGGAGGACGCGGACCTCACCGTCTTACACGTTAATCTCTACCAGAACAGCCACCGGGTCGACCGGACGGAACTCAAACGTGCCGTCGAGCAGTCGTTCGGCCACGTCCCGCGGACGCGGTACGTCGTCCGGTCGGGGATGCTCGTCGAAGAGACGATTCTCGATGAGGTCGCCGCACAGGACGCCGACATTGTCGTCATCGGGAGCAAACAGGCGAGTCGCTGGCGACAGATGATCCGTCGGTTGGTTGACGACCCCGATGTCGAACAGTTCCTTCGCGAGGAACTCGACTGCGAAATCGTCACCGTCGAGCCGGATACCCCGTCTAGCCGTCACTCGTCGGCGAGGTCGTCGGGGTCCTGA
- a CDS encoding HesB/IscA family protein, with the protein MSSTADDGDPNLGGEDVAVTEQAAGEALDLLESEGMDVDESGLRLYVQQGGCAGLSYGMRFEHAPEEDDEVFERNGLRVFVDDASIDYIEGSVLDYEGGLQGAGFHVQNPNVVSECGCGESFRT; encoded by the coding sequence ATGAGCAGCACAGCGGACGACGGCGATCCGAACCTCGGAGGCGAGGACGTAGCCGTCACCGAGCAGGCAGCGGGCGAGGCACTGGACCTCCTCGAAAGCGAGGGGATGGACGTCGACGAATCCGGACTCCGCCTGTATGTCCAGCAAGGCGGCTGTGCTGGACTTTCCTACGGAATGCGGTTCGAGCATGCACCCGAAGAAGACGACGAGGTGTTCGAGCGCAACGGGCTCCGCGTGTTCGTCGACGACGCTAGCATCGACTACATCGAGGGGTCGGTACTGGACTACGAGGGCGGCCTGCAGGGGGCCGGGTTCCACGTCCAGAACCCGAACGTGGTCAGCGAATGCGGTTGTGGCGAGTCCTTCCGGACGTAG